The genome window aatgatgcaccatcggtaaaagtaaaatacgataattaatcggtcgtcgagtcgaacgtgatattccggataaaatttttcgatgaaaaaagtggagtaaacgcgacgaacgagcttcgtgctacgactggcagccacatggagggatgaacgcggctggaaacgcacgcgagtgcagcggcgaattgtgcgtaagagtaagcgcgaacgcgagactggaaaaagcaccagcgcttaccgcccactgaagttctaataatggcagctttatgtgcaatcaccgagaaacgaggatgctggcgaacgcattgttcgaccccgaccgagacgatttaacaagggccgaggatttcatcttgaacgttgctcttgtcacgaccggcatacttcaaatccgatggaccgatgatggagatagagatgtggcggccttggcgacaatgttgtgtacaattttctaatgttatgtgtccacgagaaaattcccattctattgggttttctcaaaagtttctttcgttttataaggaagtgacagatgcacatcattttttgtgttacattatgatccattttgttctattagtagaaaacggatcatacaaaattcaataaaataatataaaagaaaaaatgttgtgcatctattattttcttataaaacagacagagacttttggaacaacctaatatgtttctcattgacatccttgggaattaagtagaggataatggaaaaatggaaatcgataaaaagtatttattattatatcgagagttttaatgagttttttttttttttagaaaagtttgttactttatacaatttattggtagtgtattgctatatcaatttttctaaaatttacaatttaaattacattggttcgttgaacgatcgagtaataacttagcagtgttttaaatctcattctcgtagatttgattgtatttgtaattattataattatgagcatcgtattcttaagaacatcccctttttacattatcaattgttctttgatttatcgacatcattagaacgagaacatcattattatttccttatttctgagcttcgtattatcgatatcgtcgtaattttattgacttattaatcaatattcatcgtaatattattataaaacacataaggaatgaaactctatgtacacatttataaaatgaaaacagcattttcattggtaatgcgataaatcttatgtatcgtgttgttgtgtaatattacagtgtatgttacaatgtacgtataaacgcgttaatagaaccaattattctcatcggcgactaaaatgattcacgatcgtgtgttacttcgtctgcaatgtcaggacggatacatgataattgttaatgtaatttgtaatactaaagctagaaacagatcgatccctcttatcgtcagatcgttcgcagcaccggtaccgatattgcaaaacgatttctcgcagcaagtggtgcaagcggagagttttgttcgttcaccgaccactatacatccggagtcgcatttgttagtacactttctctccaccgaccaagtttgtggactagacgttgaatcttcggtgctggtagtgtaagaaaatcgctttacctgaagagaaagaagcaaacgtgaaaggaatatttgcagattttaaactttcacgatgttcgttatatgacatgtcctagcggatcgcaagagacactcgtacgctaaaatatagtatttcttttaattttgtccgagtacgagctcattttgggcggcattaaaccacgaacttgatagtatcgagcgaaaagagaaaaaagaagactgaaaagaaaagatgagaaagaattctacatgtacgtagaatgattcttgatactaaaattaaattaatatttgcaacaattccttgtttcactctgtatgacatttcacattggaacttgtaacgaacacgagtgagtgtgaacgtaacatatttttagtcaagggaatatcaattttccagaatatctcgcatcatttccagagaatacggctcgttcatggttaattcggtcggttaatatcgattacggatttcgtaaaatttttgccgtgtatgtgcaaactgtacaattatatcatatccaatatcattgttgattaccaataaataagaagaacaaataaaaaattgcatttgcatattccctcaaatgtgtacaccatgtacatatgttcctataaagcggattcaatttcaataaagtacgtaattattatgaaactgaattgatcgactatattgaacatttccaaacactaaaatcgcgttatgaacgaaatgaaactgtggctctatcttgaacagccttctctcgctctcgtgttgacgataactaatatcgcttttagctagctgtttgctatattctatttgctttaaaagcacgcgatcaaagcaaaatatcaaacatctgctgaaacacgtgcgtgacctgtgtataatcaacaagcgtttgaatcgctgttatcatttgtcattaccatacaggtccttttatcaccagtgcacttgtgcccgaaagtggtgaagtttccggtcagattggcgcatctctctccatcttccattgtatcacactgatgacaccataaatcgtttgctcgttccgacgctgcgtgagttcgatgttccgtagttaacagttggcctgatcatcggacacaatcaaccgacaaatacgtattaattaatagaaatcgtgatttatcctagatttctaaagattattaaaatcgacgtaggaatcggacgtaagacgttgggcaaatcgttgtctactttttaatgcttcgcatctttctctcttttatttcttagaaattacttccttctacttcttcctttctttcatttttcaaacaaatgtgtcgtgctttcattaacgtcagatttttgtacatttttgtagaaataaatagatattagtcttgacttttacagacacatcggcgatatgcgtaagatgaaatttcgtcgcgttcgttgacaagattgctaggaagattgcggaaagggatatcatcgaggaaatcgtctaataaggtgaaacatcggtttaggtttcttatttacaacggaattcttcggatgtttagcttttccgtcgaatagcgtctctaacgatatttcgccaaattttcctgctgttcttgcgatacgtccgacggtaagacttggcaagcaaaatatcgtaaacgtatccggaaattacgaaaaatttatttcgatttatttcaattaaacgtattccgagagcagcaaacgtattccttatccattggcaggtaatcaacgaaatcatacacgggtacttaaaaatacctacagttatgaaagatatttccaagttcggaaaaacgcttccacgcaagtttgaccaatcgtaccaatcctctagagtttcagcttcttaacagattggatcatctccgaagactaaacagacggtatacgactacgtttgcatctatacgacaattggatctacgcaagactgcagattcgatatccacgaaatattctatgtatatttcatgaagttaaaaattatactgttttatttcacatctggttccaatagaataagatggattaaacgtaattcaataaaataatttaaaacaaaaaatgttgtgcgtctattatttccttataagatagacacttttgggacgatcttatgttaaaaattctctgtgaaagttgattgtaatattcttcttatctaaagaaaaagagaaaatagaaatagatgtattcagtatgaattatttattttatacataggaaacataggcaagacggtaaatgaaaaaggtagcctcgaaatgagaattcatcgcgaagcttatcacggaagaaaagtcaattaaatgcaccgtggacgatgatcgttgtttacacgattcgtaacacaaatggctaacacctacgagtgaaggcttcaacaggtgcactttcctctatatgcagtttatatgtagaggaagatcttcgctataaatagacgaaacatcgttccttcagacatctagtgaaaactccttcaacgaaacacgctcctaaaacgcaacttgctcgtaaaacaaatagggccatgtaattgaaaggaacctggagaaagaaagagaaaaatgggaagaaacagaaacttccattttccattacagaaacgctctttgttaaaagaaaaattcctcaaattaaaaattctcatagacgaaataccgccattgtctatcctggcaaattatcttccgtccTAACCAGTTACCTattcttgacgagtatactcgtcacgcgtaaaaagcagtttttgctgtttaaactgcaatttcagcgaaaactaaaatatattcgtaaatttgaagacgtttcgaccatttggaagccaggaccaggtaaaacgaacaaatgaagagatataaataattattatgaaaaaactataatacagcgtgaacaaagtagttgttttgtcctttctaacgcattttagtcgcattagtcgcaacggctaactggtcaatacattgtcgagtcgatcaactttggtattccgatcgtatcgacgtgaaaatcggcgtgacgaataaggcgcaagaatcgttttcttctctcgcaaataccgaagatggacaacgcgtatcggcgaatttttaatttcagaaaaatgtaatttgattcgtggcgaaacgtgtgagaaacgcgtcgaattaaagaggcgaaggtttaagcagcccgataaagcgagtgaaatgcgaggcttaccattgatgcttacgaccatggagatagacgcgacgatcaggaagtacgtgacagggtacatgtatcggccatgttgataacgtctagcgcgtcacattcgaaaataaattcggctgtttaaattgcgatcggctgatgtcattggcgcattgatcgcatgctggtgtatggcagcgagcgcgttgcgacgcaaaacgagcggatttgggtacaataggcagccatattgagaatagccggagtctgcgctggatgggtacagctgctccagaaaccttgaagcccaaggaaaatcaatatccatggcagccggaaggtcctgttcgttcagcgggaacgtttgacgtcaaagtttctgcgcattcgcatcacacccagaaaaaagaaaattcactgtcactgaatcaatgatttgtcgacaccgcaactaaaattcaacttacaatgcctcgaaagctaaaatagtccgacactcgtcgtaaaaacatctttcgtttcgtacgttcattcgaacgaaataactcgtctgcaactgtggaccgaaccatttgaattttgctcgacgagttagaggaaatcttcgaaatgtgttatttaaatcttcgttacaggtccagctagaaaagttgtaaaaagctacctttactttcttcttcgctattccgactaattgtacttctttcaacatttctttacacgtcacctattgttaatcttcccaattcttctaactcgtaaaaaaaaaaaagaaaaaaggaaagaaacaaattgtttgactcaatttttgaaaagttattctgttttaaagaacgcaccaacgcctcctatagcccgttacacgagacttttcgggattttgttcgttttgtaacgaaacacgactatcccgatcacattggtagaacttgaaatcatcctgaaagtgcaaatgtaaaaggcagaaaatagttgtggcgaatatttggggggaaaaatagtacatagtatagataggtattttgagcgtacaataaatatcaaaaattattccattgaatatcgagacgtatcggtacaacagataattgactgtttaattaatttcgtcaaattaatttcctccacgagatacaccataaagagctatcttcaacatgttatagacgctaaata of Bombus affinis isolate iyBomAffi1 unplaced genomic scaffold, iyBomAffi1.2 ctg00000160.1, whole genome shotgun sequence contains these proteins:
- the LOC126927579 gene encoding uncharacterized protein LOC126927579 isoform X1, which codes for MYPVTYFLIVASISMVVSINGQLLTTEHRTHAASERANDLWCHQCDTMEDGERCANLTGNFTTFGHKCTGDKRTCMVKRFSYTTSTEDSTSSPQTWSVERKCTNKCDSGCIVVGERTKLSACTTCCEKSFCNIGTGAANDLTIRGIDLFLALVLQITLTIIMYPS